The nucleotide window CGTCCTCCCGACAAATGGCCCCGAGGAGCGCTACGCCATCCTCGGAATGTCGCGGGTCGACAGCGCCGGGTTGCCGGTCATGCACGCGGGTGGACTGCCGACGGTGATTCACGAGTTCAACCATTCCTTTGTGAATCCGATGGTGGCGCGTCATCGCGAGGCGTTTCGCGGGGCCGGACTGCAGCTGCTGGCCGACTCGACGGTCCGCGCGATGATGGCGGCGCGCGCCTATGGCGACTGGGAAACGATCGTCAACGAGTCGTTGGTCCGCGCCGCTGTCGTGCGTTACCTCCGCGCCACGCAGGGAGACTCGGCCGCCACGGTCGAGCTCCAGGCACAGGCGTCGATTGGCTTCCTCTGGATCGGCGCCCTTGATTCGGCGCTTGCCGCCTATGAGGCATCGCGCGCGACCTACCAGAAACTCGAGCAGTTCGTCCCGCAGTTGGCAGGGGTCTTCGGCGCTGCCGCACGTGACATCAGGGCGACCGTTGCGCGGCTCGAGGCGAGCCGGCCGAAGATTGTCGCCTTCACGCCGACCCACGGTGCCGCGGAGGTCGATCCGACCGATTCGTTGATCACGGTGCGGTTCGACCGGCCAATGGGCCGCGGCCTCTCGATCAACTACGGCCCCCTCGGTCAGGCGGCAATGCCGAAGGTGGTGGGTCGGTCCTGGGACAGCACGGGTACTGTCCTGACGCTGAAGGTCGGGCTGCAGCCGGCCACGAGCTATCAGATGCTCTTCTTCGGCGCCGGCTTCCGGAGCC belongs to Gemmatimonadota bacterium and includes:
- a CDS encoding DUF4932 domain-containing protein; the protein is MIRLRSLLFLGLLHLTDLPAQVPTVRVDPRIELTTIAFRLIGAEEYNQCQLPGYAADIDRHFAPFREHPALKLAASMRATHGIGFDAVPFLAIALTDPPTLAERVVIGANGEGLSDRRWAGPHARQFIAALRQFAEESKFAEFFAAHRALYDSATARMQRFMGGQVEWPWFTAFFGEAPTARFMAVPGMCNGGGNYGPRVLPTNGPEERYAILGMSRVDSAGLPVMHAGGLPTVIHEFNHSFVNPMVARHREAFRGAGLQLLADSTVRAMMAARAYGDWETIVNESLVRAAVVRYLRATQGDSAATVELQAQASIGFLWIGALDSALAAYEASRATYQKLEQFVPQLAGVFGAAARDIRATVARLEASRPKIVAFTPTHGAAEVDPTDSLITVRFDRPMGRGLSINYGPLGQAAMPKVVGRSWDSTGTVLTLKVGLQPATSYQMLFFGAGFRSRDGVPLAERLFTFKTR